The proteins below are encoded in one region of Rana temporaria chromosome 2, aRanTem1.1, whole genome shotgun sequence:
- the LOC120928330 gene encoding uncharacterized protein LOC120928330, which translates to MASGLKHIASMYLKLLGLKSSSWFMTPNLLDILEFLRRRNFYPVPFGGLVLNTGLHPAFIPDLPISTPIPAVTNRLTALQETQGKLIETLREAQESYKKAADRHRRALPTFHVGDQVWLSTKNLKVHVPSAKLGQKFVGPFQILAQINPVAFRLKLPASMKIHPVFHISLLKPFHENTFSGRTLPPPPPVEVQGEEEYVVEKILDSRIY; encoded by the exons ATGGCTTCTGGACTCAAGCACATCGCCTCTATGTACCTGAAGTTGCTCGGGTTGAAGTCCTCAAGTTGGTTCATGACTCCAAACTTGCTGGACATTTTGGAGTTTCTAAGACGGAGGAACTTTTATCCcgttccttttggtggcctgg tcctaaataccgggcttcatccagcttttatccctgatctccctatctcaactccaattcctgctgttaccaacagatTAACTGCTTTACAGGAGACCCAGGGAAAATTGATCGAGACTTTGAGGGAAGCTCAGGAAAGTTACAAGAAGGCTGCCGATAGACATCGCAGAGCACTTCCTACCTTTCATGTGGGTGATCAAGTTTGGTTATCTACTAAAAATCTGAAGGTTCATGTTCCATCTGCAAAGTTGGGACAAAAGTTTGTGGGACCTTTCCAGATCTTGGCCCAGATCAACCCAGTTGCCTTTCGCCTAAAACTTCCAGCAAGTATGAAGATTCACCCTGTGTTTCACATTTCGCTACTTAAACCTTTTCACGAAAATACTTTTTCTGGAAGAACacttccaccccctccacctgttgaggtacagggtgaagaagaatacgtggtggagaaaattcttgattccaggatctat